The following coding sequences are from one Primulina eburnea isolate SZY01 chromosome 15, ASM2296580v1, whole genome shotgun sequence window:
- the LOC140813697 gene encoding ubiquitin-conjugating enzyme E2 5-like: protein MSSPSKRREMDLMKLMMTDYKVEMINDGMQEFNVEFHGPKDCPYQGGVWRIRVELPDAYPYKSPSIGFVNKIYHPNVDEMSGSVCLDVINQTWSPMFDLVNVFEVFLPQLLLYPNPSDPLNGEAAALMMRDRNAYEQRVKEYCEKYAKAEGAGALQEGKSSDEELSEDEYASSDEEVAGKADP, encoded by the exons ATGTCTTCCCCCAGCAAACGCAGGGAAATGGATTTGATGAAAct GATGATGACTGATTATAAGGTGGAGATGATCAATGATGGCATGCAGGAGTTCAATGTCGAATTCCATGGACCCAAAGACt GTCCTTATCAAGGAGGTGTTTGGAGGATAAGAGTGGAGCTTCCAGATGCTTATCCGTATAAATCTCCTTCCATTGGTTTTGTGAACAAGATTTACCATCCAAATGTTGATGAAAT GTCAGGGTCTGTGTGTTTAGATGTTATCAATCAGACATGGAGTCCCATGTTTG ACCTAGTGAACGTGTTTGAAGTGTTTCTTCCACAACTTCTTTTGTATCCAAATCCATCAGATCCTCTGAATGGAGAGGCAGCAGCTCTGATGATGCGTGACCGCAATGCATATGAACAAAGAGTCAAAG AGTACTGTGAGAAATATGCGAAGGCTGAAGGAGCTGGAGCCTTGCAAGAAGGAAAATCTAGCGATGAGGAGCTGAGTGAAGATGAATATGCATCCAGCGATGAGGAAGTAGCTGGAAAAGCTGATCCATGA